In Euphorbia lathyris chromosome 10, ddEupLath1.1, whole genome shotgun sequence, a single genomic region encodes these proteins:
- the LOC136209716 gene encoding F-box protein At5g03100-like produces MAERSGASTVVSEGNEGEKHNSIDDTAERKSKRLKCDEKDDQDFISELPDCLIQHILSFLPSTKHAIRTSILSKRWLNQWTYLPALIFKSNGMSIENFSDFIDDALSFYNVWKINKFVINSRGSHTGELRHKLTRWIRFATRRDVKELILECENQDIEDLLEDYDLPLLLFKNAFLVKLKTYGFIFRPREGKVNWASLKALHIGYAYLPNQGIENVLYGSPVIEFLELCNCNGFEDLVIASKSLKTFRMIQSGDHTSAIEISCPNLEKLEMLGELRFKFLKFKALPSSVCVTLNFQNDIGLHNLGNDKLKWVKEFLLQFQHVEELKLGPWFLMFLSLAALRDESTLLLNNKCLTVISSVSEVTQPGLPMSQLRFSLLEKLVLQLDPEEHCDLVLMGSRSSTRMGKNYSVKFGVFDSLVSHLKTVEIVGLHYLWSNGGGEHKDTVRFIRFLFTNARMLEKIVLVEAPGRGMIFAHHLCKKLSCIPKDSPHVIVEVACLKRHGSDWDKVEC; encoded by the exons ATGGCGGAAAGGAGTGGAGCTTCCACTGTGGTAAGCGAGGGAAATGAAGGCGAAAAGCACAACTCAATTGATGATACTGctgaaagaaaaagcaaaagatTGAAGTGCGACGAAAAAGATGATCAAGATTTCATCAGTGAGTTACCCGATTGCCTCATCCAACACATTCTCTCATTTCTCCCTTCAACTAAACACGCAATTAGGACGAGCATTTTGTCGAAGAGGTGGCTAAATCAATGGACCTATCTTCCAGCTCTCATTTTCAAATCCAATGGTATGTCTATTGAAAACTTCTCCGATTTTATTGATGATGCCCTAAGTTTCTATAATGTCtggaaaatcaataaatttgtcaTCAATTCACGCGGTTCCCACACGGGTGAGCTGCGTCATAAATTGACTAGGTGGATCCGTTTCGCCACAAGAAGAGATGTGAAAGAGCTCATTTTGGAATGTGAAAATCAAGACATTGAAGATCTTCTTGAGGACTATGACTTGCCTCTACTCCTATTCAAGAATGCTTTCTTGGTTAAATTGAAGACATATGGTTTTATTTTTAGGCCAAGAGAGGGGAAAGTAAATTGGGCATCTCTAAAGGCTTTGCATATAGGTTATGCGTACTTACCTAATCAAGGGATTGAAAATGTTTTGTATGGTAGTCCTGTGATTGAATTTTTGGAATTATGCAACTGCAATGGGTTTGAAGATCTTGTCATTGCTTCTAAATCTTTAAAAACGTTTCGTATGATTCAATCTGGAGACCACACTAGTGCTATTGAAATCTCATGTCCTAATCTggagaaattggaaatgttggGGGAGTTGCGCTTTAAGTTTCTTAAGTTTAAGGCTTTGCCATCTTCAGTTTGTGTTACTTTGAATTTTCAGAATGATATAGGCTTGCATAATCTTGGCAATGATAAATTGAAATGGGTTAAGGAGTTCCTTTTGCAGtttcaacatgttgaggagctAAAACTTGGACCTTGGTTTTTGATG TTTCTGTCACTTGCTGCGTTGAGAGATGAATCAACTCTATTGTTAAACAACAAATGCTTGACTGTGATTAGTTCTGTTTCGGAAGTGACACAACCTGGACTCCCTATGTCGCAACTCAGATTTTCCTTACTTGAGAAATTAGTTCTACAGTTGGATCCAGAGGAACATTGTGATCTTGTTCTG ATGGGAAGCCGAAGCTCTACAAGGATGGGAAAGAACTACTCCGTAAAATTCGGTGTATTTGATAGTTTAGTATCACATCTAAAAACTGTTGAGATTGTTGGCCTCCATTATCTATGGAGTAATGGTGGTGGTGAACATAAGGATACGGTCAGATTTATTAGGTTTCTATTCACTAATGCTAGGATGTTGGAGAAAATAGTGTTAGTTGAAGCTCCTGGACGAGGGATGATTTTTGCGCATCACCTTTGCAAGAAATTGTCATGCATTCCGAAAGATTCCCCGCATGTTATTGTTGAAGTTGCATGTTTAAAGCGGCATGGTTCTGATTGGGATAAAGTTGAATGTTGA